TGTGAGaactttaaagggacagttacCTGCAGTGCTATGTATACATTTAGATGGTTTTGGTGTGTGAGTATTGGAGATTTCAGCTTtaaagatgtctgccttctctccagtATAATTGAACTAGATTGTTCTTCTTCGCTTATCTTGAAAATGCATCTACCCATGGACGGGAAACGTGTGACAGCGCAGATTCAAACAGTAGCTAGCTGAGCAGGTGCACACTTCCTTCTCACTTTCgtgtctttttcttccttttgtaTTGCGCCAGATCATAACAGAAGTTATCTCAAGGAAAACTCCTCTTTAACTCATCTTTTGTGCAGTGATACGGTTGGTGGGTGTAgattggtagaaagaaaatagttcctacatgaaacttgCGTTAAGCaacacaagccgagtgccatctagttccattatactggagagaaggcagataTCTCTATGGCCgttatctccaacactcagcaactcacaTCAAAACTATCTAGATTCATAAATAGTActgcaggtaagaggaaaaatatgtatttttgattttgggatgaactgtccctttaagacatTCTGTGTCTGATGATTTTCCATCTGTATGCACTTTaagttttttgtgttttttaacccTTTTCACACTGATAAGTCCATTACTAAATTTAATGGGATACAGCTTTGACAACAAAAACTTGCACCTCCTCTGGTGCACATTAGCTCTGTATCATCGTGTTTCCAGATCACACTTGTCCTCTGTTGGCTCTTGATATCAGCAAAcatttttgaacattttcaggcCAAATtgtattgaaaacacacacagatgtgaagTTGTCAAAGGTAATGCAGTCTAATCCAACAACACTCCCCGGACCCTCCCCGCATTTATATCAAATCTATACTAAGTATTATAAACACCTGTCAGTACAACccaatacatttaaacagacTGCTGTGAAGAACCTTCCTACATCACACaaggcttgtttgtgtgtgagtgatacCGGGGACAGGGGGGTGACCTGGGAAGTAGAAGCGGCTGTCCCGAGATCCCTGCGTTGACGGTGATGGGGGTGTGGTGTTGACACTAGGAGGGTTATTCTGCTGTAAATGTGCTGGGGAGGAAGGTGTGGAGGAGGTGGCTGATGAGGGGTTACTGCTGGAGTCCAGCTGGTTTAAACTGGGGGGAGGCTcctgctaacacacacacgcacacgcacaggcacgcgcacacacacacacacacacacacacacacacacacacacacacacacacacacacacacacacacacacagaatcagcAACAGCAGTTCAAAACATACTTTAATAGAAAAGAAACCCGTACTTATGTACTTACCCTTTTGGTTATTGCTTTTGGTAAAGTGCCAAACTGCAGTGGGATTTCTGCTGTGTGATCAATCCGGTTATGGATATCTGATGGCACTGATTCTGCCCTCCGCATCCTTGGCACTGCCAaccacattaaaacattaactcATTTTACATCACATTGAATATTAAGAGACAGGTTCAAACATTTTCAAGTCCATCTTAAGAAAATAGACAAACgcctgtatttacatttaaaatcctTCCTTCTGTTCATACTAGTCATTACAAGATCCCTTCCAAATGCACTTACAGTCTACAATGCAAAGTGTATATACAGCTACTATGAGGATTAGACAGAAAAAACTAGTTACTGTCTTTTTAGAACAACACTTCATTTTCGTGTTACTTTCTCACATAAAATCAAATCTAAGGCCATAAAGAACACTGCTTTATAACAAGGTGAAAGAAACTAAAGACGTTGCGTGTTGCTTACATGTGAGAAATGATATCCGACACGAGGGAGCCTCTTTGGTACATTTGTTGTGGCACTTTAACCTGTGAACAAATGGTTATGACGACTAATGAGACCATAACAAGTAATAATTTAATCAGACAGAATGGGGCTTATATTTACTTGACTTACTTGCAGTGTTTGCACTTGACACCAAACATCATGCTCTTGCGACACACTTGGCAAGTCTGGGAGAGCCAGGACTTGGTGGAAAAcctacaaaagaaagaaaaacttttcTTTATCATAATGACCTTGTCTTCAAACATGTGGATTACTTCACCTATAGGAATGCTAATTTGCTTCTTAATTCAGAATCACAGCACTTAACCTAACTGCTGAACCCATGACACAACTTCAATAAAATACAGTGTCTATCAGCAggattttttgttttgatgtgttcGGGATGTTTCTGGGCATCAACCTTTATACAAACATAGTGAGCAGGTGCCAGATAATGAAGCACGCACCCAAGAAGATCTACAAAATGGCAGAATATTGTCCAAGACAAGTGTGAATCTGGGGAGGAGGGGCCAACTTTAAATGTTAAGTTTACAAACCCCTACCGACAAATCATACTCATTGTGCTAGGTTGCAAAATTCGGGGAATATTCAAGGTGGAAACTTTCCATTGAATTAACGGGAAATAACctgaataaaatggaaataacaGGGTTATTTGCTGAGGCTGTATCTATATGcagataaacaaacatgtaCCATATCATAAGCACATCATTGAAAACCCttctaatataaataaaaaaatcagcaATTTAGTTGAGTTGAACTATAATTAAATGGCTGATTTAACGTTGTATAAACTTTTATTGAGCAACAATAAAAACCTTCCCTATGACCCACCTCCAAAGAAGAACATCTCAACCATTTTACTCTCAGGCTTCATATCCTCTCCATGGACTTCCTGCGTGTCATACTCTGATGCCACAGCTTCACTATCACTCTGCTTTAGGCTACTATCTGCTGGTTAACTGAaatatcatataaaatatattcactCCAGTAATATAATCAAAACCTTCCTGAAAGCAGACTTTGGCTCAGTAGTGTTGGCAGTGCTGAGGGCTGCACATGGGAGAATGCACTGCTGAATGCATTGCATGCTtacaattcaattaaatgtgCTTACTTTTAACCAAAACATACCATAAGACTAATTCATGcttttgtatgtgtatttttaCCCTAAAATAAGTTCACTATTAAGAGTATGATTGTTATATTGAAATCATCAGTACTCTTTCCTATAAGTATTTTATTCTAAAGAAGACAGGAGGTGTAGGGGGAGACGGTCACTCACCTGTGTGTAACAGCCAGGCCAATGTCTCTCCTCATTGTCTGAGGGGAACTCCTGTGCATGGTGGCATCTGTGAAGAACATCAGAACGTAATatgtcaaaaacacaaaaagagacaagaagaaaatgaaagagaatcACAGGACAATGAGAGCAGGACTCCAGGCCAGTATATGTGATGGAGACTCACTCTCCAGCAGGGTGGGGGTGGCAGGCATCATGTATGGGGCTGGGGCTGAGGCTGGGACGGGGCCGGGTGTTCGGGCAGACAGCAGCGGTGAGCGCAGCGCTGAGTCTCCAGGATTGGTCCCGCAGCCGTTGACATGAATAGCACCCAACACTTTGTTCTTCTTACAGCCTCTGCAATGACAGAGAGCAACTAACAACTACTACAGCAGTCCACTTCAGCCTGAGACTGTGTGCATACAGAACTGTTCTGTCATGGGGAGCAGGTAACCAGTGTGATAGTTAGGGGTATATATAGATTTGTGTGAGTTACATGAAGTCAGAGCCCTGACCTTGGAGACTGTGTTAGACAGAATGAACAACTTAATGACAATTTTCTTACTTGCACAGTTTTACCATTTTGTCTTGGAGATGGTATTATAGATAATGCAataaactcaaataaaatgttcaagAATCAAGAATGTGCTCAGTAAATACTATGATTATGCCTGTTTTGTTCAAAGCTGatgtttaaaggttcaatgtatAGTTCTGATCCACCTGCTCTAAAGAAATAGAGgtcagtatttcacctctaaactggctccatacaatctaaaaatattaaaaccatCAGTTGTAGTTTAATCTAAGTTTTagattattcaaatgtattcttaatattgtgtattgtattctagcTATAAAGGCCTATATCCCTTCTACTGTGTAATGTGTACTCttgtgtctgtcagtcagttcattagagcagactgctggAACTCTGAGAGTCTAAATATCTCTACTATCCTATCATCTTCATGTGTTTATCATTATATGTGTTTTTACTGAGGGCTGTACGCGCCTTGTAACTTTATGTTTGGATAGTTGAATAgcggcagagacgagggaaCAAATCCGGCTCCGTTACGGCCGGTGAATGTCCCGGCACCGGGAGTCCCAGCAGGCTGACGGAGTTCTGGGTCTAACCTGAGTACTGGGCAGCAACAAAAAGTTTGCGGAGAGTCGGCTAAATCCGTGCGACCTGCTGACTGCTAACAGCAGATCTGTCCATCTCccgtctctcacacactctcctcCCGGTGgagcagcctcctggcagcggtGAGGACGAGACGAGGCTGGTTTAAGTTTAAATgatggcagatcttacacattgaacctttaaggcaGATGATGACTCTTAAAGACACTGTGTCTCTGAGGTCACTGTTCAGTTATCTTTTTGATATGccaaaaatatatcaaaagtacattttgagaATCTTTAAATCAATAATCCCTCTCCTTTCTCGTCCTGTAGAACATGGCTGATCTTGAACTCAGAggtttaaaaaactaaatgtatccAATCACATGTAATGATGGGCAGCTAGCTAAACCCACATAAATCCAGACTTGATCGTTAGCTTGAGGGTTGTTCCTAGCAGAGTCATCTCATAGAAGGTGTGTGTTGGGAAAAACTTTGTTGATTTCCAAAACAGCGTGTTTAACTTTCTTAGTTCATTCAGAACAGTGAGGTTTGGCATCAGCTAcatgctttttaaaaagtatttttgtgaAGGTTTTGTGCCTTTATTGCAGACAGTagaaagatgagaggagagcaAGACCCAACAAAGGTCTACGCTCCCAGCAGAATCCTAGCTGCTGCCTTTGCTGTAAATGGTCAATTCATTGATGTAAGTACAGTATCATCTTTAAAAGTCATCTTCTGGAGATCACAAAGCTAATTGTTGGATGACGTTTATTGTCGCTGTGTGATTGATTAAGCAGTGATATTccagtattttaaatgttatgagATACATAATGGCTGAGGCTATAACTGAATGCAATCACTCATTTCTCAACAGTTTTATTGATTGTTTGATATTTAGCAGCTGAAAgttaatgcacattttcaacATGAGCCTCTGATCTACCATATTTACCATAAACACATGACTGCAGTACCAATTCTCAGACCTACTTGTGTGCAGCAGTCTCCTCTATGCGGTTGGCCAGCTGTGACTCATGACTCTTGCTTCTTGGCAGTGTAATGTTGGGGAGGAGCTGCAGTAGTTTGCGGGAAGACAGCGGGGGGGTGTGGGAGGCCTTGGCAGTGCGTGGCTTTGAGGCTCGAGTGGCTGGAGGGGTGCTTGGCTCCAGGGTGAACGCGTCTTCAGTTAATATGCAAGGTCTATGGTCATCTGAACAAGGTACCACTGATATGGAGATGGAGCGGCCGTGGGTACTGCTGGGCTGCAGAGGGGTGGAAGGGCCACCAGAGCTGGAGGGGGGGCTAATGGGAGAGAAGGCATCACTGTCCTGTTGGGgctcagagctgcaggagcCTGAGTCAGGCCTCGGCTCACCTCAAAGAGTCAAAGAGCAAAGATCACAAATTAGAGAGTAGAACACAGTCGCACATTACAAAACAATGAACAACAACGTTTGAATTGTAAAGAAGCTATTAAGGAGGGCAGCAAAAATCTAAAGGCTAAAACAATCAAatagttaaaaatgttttgtgtcatcCAGCTCTAGAATCATAAGCATACAAATGAAAAGCCATACAGTGCTTTATAATGATGTGGCAACAGGTGATAGATAGAACTCTCGAGAAACCtttgttaaacatttttaaatacaacattggTGTTTTCATGACTAAGAAGTTTTAAAAGTGTTATGGATGAAATCCTAACATCTAAATTATGAAAATTAAGATTAAACTGAAAAAAGACTGAAACAATactatgtattgtatttgtatttatgtgttgtattttatgcAGTTCCTATGAATGATCCCTTCACTGCATGCAGGGCAGCCAGGTTCCTGCTTCACCTGTTTCATTAGCACTCTTCAGACAGGAGAGGGCGGCGGTGAGGCGAGAACAATCTTCTGAGTTGGAGCCTAGGCGTCTCATCGTGTCCTGCAACTCAGAGCTGGAATTCTGCAGCAACACGTCCACTGAGAGCTTCCCTGCTGCAGCCTGCCGGGGAGAAGGAGGACATCTCTGTCActgaaaatacagaatattaCCAAGATAGTGTTTGACTGGGATCCTGTATGTTTTTGTACTTGTCTTCTTTTGTCTATGTTGATAAATGTCTTCTACACAGTACTTGTCCCTGCACTCAGCCTTACTGAATCTTTTCTGATCTGCTAATGCATCAGTCACAAGCAGTGGAAAAAATATAAGATGTGTCTAACCGTCTTAATCATTAGGACATATTGATATGACTAATAGGAAAATCAGCATCAGGCATCAGCAAAAATAAGTACAGGTAGACTTTCTAAAATAAAGCAGATACTACGTACTATaaggtgtttctgttattttgtccaccccttTTAGTTTTAATGTCTACACATATACAAGAGTGTAAGTGTTCAGCTGTCCAGGAGAGGAATGAAACACTAACCACACGtttacatacagtaagtatcAGACACAGCTCTGTGTTTGACCCTCCTTTCAAGTGAGCAGGATGCTGACAGTGAAATGACAGACTCTTAGAGTTACTGAGCTCATCAAGAGTAGCAAGAACAATGAACATGACACCTCATCACAATATTTGCTCTGTGTGGCAGCCTGGTAGAGAGCTGGCACCAGAGCTGGCAGGTAGCTCAGATCTTAACTTATGGTTCCCAAAACTACTATGTCCATGTACAATATGTAGCACACTTGAAAGAGAtgagatacagtatgtaaatgGCCATGTTGatgtcagcgtgtgtgtgtgtgtgtgtgtgtgtgtgtgtgtgtgtgtgtgtgtgtgtgtgtgtgtatgtgtagtaATTCTTTACAGTTTTAGAAGATGGAGTTTGATACTGTAGGTGTAAAGGAATGTAACGGCATAAGACTGGAGAGGTTTAGgtttcaaataaaaagagaaaattaagGAAATGTCACGTGTGAGCCCTCTTCCAATGTGTGTAGGCCACACTATGCAGCAGTTACATTTGCTTATTTCAACCTAATTGGGTCTGCCTCATAAAGGTTACTCATCTTAATTCTGATGAATGCAAAACTTTCATCCATGTTCCAGTTAATCCTGTAGAAGAGTGTGTATATCTGAAGCAAGAATCACTGGGTCTTAAGGGACACAGTGAAGTTATAAATCTATGTACTCTTTCTTTGTAGGCAGCAGGACACGTTTCAACAGAGGTAATGTGGAGAGGGGAAGGTATTCTGTGAAAAGTTGGGTCATCTGACAGCTGTAATTCTAGAACATGGAGCTGTCAACTGGCTGATTTACTTGTTATTCAGTGTGAAATAACAGCCAGGTTGTCATGGAGGAATAATTGGCCCATttgcaaacaaaaagaaaaaatatataagaacTAGTCAGTATCAAGTAAGGGGGACATCATTTTCCATACAGCGCATTTGGGTCTAAAAACCAGTCGACTGTCAGCTATTTCATGAACTGCTTTAAAATGCCAGACTGATTCCTGGAATCTGCCAGTCGACCTGTGAAAACAAGGTATACTCTacactgcttttattttactggaatgtgttttctcagcctttagagagagagagagagagagagagagagagagagagagagagagagagagagagagagagagagagagagagagagagagagagagagagagagagagagagagagagagtgtgtaggCATTGGCTTAATCTCCTGGTTTCCTACATTGTGTCCATGGTAATAGGAATGGACAGGTTGGGCAGCAGGCTCAGTATTACTGAGTGATGTATTTGGGAGACAATGCTGGGACTAAATTTGAGGCTTCTCCCAAATTAGTGTTCTGTGTAGAAATGCAATCTGTAAATTCAGCTGAAACtaatatgaggcttcagcagtcTGAGTCAAACAAATGAAGTGAGCATCCTCCGCTGTTACAGTCATTTTAGAATAAATTCCCTGTGATgttacacacagacagcagagagataCTGTGTGGGACAATACAACTGCCAGGATCACAACTGCAACAATTGATTTGACAAACCGTTGCCCCCTATGATGACCAGAAGTCATGTCCTCAGTAATTGTTAGgactcagtctgtctctgtggctgCTTGGGACTTGTTCAGGTTGTGTCTTGGACAACCCTCAACTTGTATACCATGGGTTAAGGGCTCGTCCTTTCTCTTTGACTCCTGGTTAGTTTGgcaagttgtttttcttctggttGGCAGTTGTCTTTGGTGCACTTGCAGCTGTCATATTTCTAAATTCATTAATATTCTGCGGGCCGGATGGGATGATTTGGTTGTTTGTAGCCCCGTGGGCCGCCAGTTAACAATCACTGGtctagactttttttttttaactgttccGCAAGCACTAAACTGGTCCCTAAAGTTTATTGCTAAAGTTTTTTGTTATGCCTACATTTGACAGAAACCAGACAATACTGCCAACCAGACAATATATGGAATTACACTTTGATAAATGGTGTCAGGCATGTGAGGTCAAAAGAGAGCTTATCTCCCTGGAGGAAAGTCTTCTTTAATAATCAAAATGTGTCTTCTTTAAGTAAAGCAGCAACAAAGATGGTAAACATGATACCTGCTACACATCAGCAAGTTAGCATGTTTAcattagcattcagctcaaTGCAGAGCTTTACAGAGCTTGCTAGCATGTTCATGTTATGTTCACATTCTATTTAACAATAAATCATACATGAAACACAACATGTACCAAAAGATTTATTGTGAGGATCGTTATGATTATAATTTAAGTGACTATAAGAATAGTACATCAAATTATCacaaatgtattactgtattactgaaCAGGTAATCAGGTAATCAGgtttatttatcaaatatatttaactgTAGGCTAAActttttttatgaatgaagaAAGAAACCCACTCAGGGAACTGTCTATTTCCTTGTGGACACGCAGCACAGAGTGGAACCACAGGATGGTCAGAGATGTGATCAAAATGTACAAACTGATATCGCCGTGTCTCCTTAAACACAGATACTTGGTTTAAGCATGTTTAAATGCAGTGCTGATGAGTGAAGGCCCTGCTGTCTGGTAGGTCTCTCCTAGAAAAGAAATGTGTAGGCAAAAATGattgcatttacatttaaaaaggctcgggagctaaatgtaatgtacagaatgatatagttttttttagttCTCATGGTGAAGAAGCTTCTGAATCTGTCTCATTTCAGATCAAAGATAATGACCCAGCTCAGAATCTAATAGATACTTGTGGAAGCTTATGTGagttgacatttttaaacaaatgcatgAAGTTACAACATTATGTCATGTCAGAATGACCCATAGTGTACAGAGGCTTACTGCAGCAGACCAGGTTGGAATCTGACCTGCGGCCCTTTGCTgcttgtcttcctctctctctcccccggTCCTGCAAATAAATTTCCATAATGCCATACTTATTAGGAGGTTTTTTTTACAGGGAAAAGCTAAAACCTTAGTCAGTTATACCACCAACCCCAACTTCATATGAATCTTATTAAcgaacattattatattattataactattgtgcattcatttttaacttaaaacattttgacaaaacatgCTTCTTTGTTAAGTCGGGTTAAATACAGGAGGACCCTGGCTAAAACCACACAATGATTATGATTCCAGCAAAagctgcagctgtgtttgtgtttaaactAGTCTGAATCAAAACCCACCACAGGGGTCTCCGTGCTCTGCAGCCTTGCTGCTGTGGGCAGTGGGGAGTGaaacaacaaaaatgaaaaagggaGAACCTTTccaaattgttattattaaccTTAACAACAATCTTTCCTTAACCAAGTAGATGTTGTCTTTACCAGACCTTACCCATAAACATATATGGaagcctccaaataaaatgacaaaatatgttgtttgcAACTGCCCTTTTGAACCAAACAGAAGCATTTTCTGATCTCACAAAATAATTATGTCTGTGCCTCATAAAACCgctacaaaaataaatgtgcaccactttactgtaattcagcaatgctccaaagaaataggaggCAGTATTTTACCTCTAAACGGGGTCCTGTCATGTCCCGGTCCCTTGTCTAAATTGTGTTCTCTTtagttgtcttcctgtttcattttggTAAaatctctcttgtctctcttctcagatacttcacttcctgcccttgtgtgttTCCCACCTGTGTGATTACCTGTCCTGATCAgtttcacctgtccctcatcaccttTGTCTACTTGTGTATTTAGTCTCTGCCAGTTCGTCTGATCTGTTCTAGTGAGTGGTCCAGCAGTAATCCAAGTGTTATGCTCTAGTTGTTGTTACCTTACCTTGTTACTAAACGTATGTTTAgtcaagtgttttttattactcTGTTCTGTCTGGTTTTTGGAAAGTtacctgtttgtttttgcctttttaagtaAAGACTGTTACTTAAACCTTTTTGCCTGTGAGTCATGCTTTGGGTCCATTTCCTGCTGATAGCCTGATCCATACAATCTGTAATGCTTATATTTTgtttgtagtagtttggcatattaaTTGTATTCTAATTCATTCATTATATTACGCAAAATtgaaccaaactgctgaaatgtgtaaaagaaaatgagtaGCTTAGGTGCAGCCAATCACAGGGAGAaaaattcattaatttataaATTAACCAATGAATAACTAAGAGGGATGTTAATTAAGATGTCTTTTTCTAACGATACCCAATGTTAACTGATCATTAATCATTGAACCGACAAGATTAGAGCCTTGTATGCAGAGGTGCTGTGGTTGAAGTACCTAACAAGCATATACAACAtacagggatcatggatgtattatTAACAAGCACTActtatacatggaatcggagtttcgagcttccggtggaatcgcaatgcatgctgggtggcaagcctagaaaagtgagcaccaactctaaaagggccgccatattggatttcttctctacgtgtttacattgtatttagcttattcttcaagcgtgttgtaaacaaacctactactctacaatgagttctgaactcctttcttatgataaggttcagatgtggaaagtcgaagctttgaaagtattttgccacaagcggaatttaaaggtttcaggaacaaaactcgagcttattgccagggtgtttgctgcatcagagatgggcattgaggagcaaccaacagctaacgaaagaatttcaatcacagaaaaagaaaagactaagcttttggttattccgagtggcgtttcagtgcctgatcccttgacattgcaggatggctgggtcaatgaaaacagcatgacttcttggccgccgatatacctcagcgatataacattatttttaatgtctgaacacccagggaacgatgttgagtttcataaacgaactttgaacgaatacaaagaaggcaaagcatttagactgtttgactctggctggttgaaacaaatatctttcaagcctctcgcagattctgagtattgctttttgaaagcaaaatgtactcattcaatgaaagtttcccatatgccacattcggcatggatctgcgcagttaAGAAAACTGGCgctatcataagtgcttattgcagttgtgttgcagggtaagctattataaatatatacctaacttgtgtttgttaattattataaaactcaatatatagaaagtacatttgtcaatatacaaatcaagtagatagactacataccccaggttgagttcaggatcagggaattcatttgttggttttccttacatgaaatgctcactgcaaatccgcgaagatttatttggctcccaagacttcccattgtaatcctgtctctttacagctttggtccatgctagccttctatcattgttctttagtgctgttggaaatggaaatagttcgaacgggggcttgcagtcgcaatttttcatcaaacgagtgcaatcgtgaagctcaaaatgagattctgcccatttatttagctttctcccactgtttgaacatcctttcaccacacaatttcggtgtccaaatcccataaatAGAAGAGcaatgattacacactaaaaactagccaaatacaatgtaaacacgctttaagaataagctaaatacaatgtaaacacgtagagaagaaatccaatatggcggcccttgtagagttggtgctcacttttctaggcttgccacaccagcatgcattgcgattccaccggaagcccgaaactccgattccatgtataagCCCTATaaactgttcttcttctccctctgtactgaggcagactgcagctacagtgactcaccatcacctctagaggaacaagagGTATTACAAGACATGACGGGCCggcgctagtcagttagcatgctaacttcagtagatatctctgcaacacaacacagagacgtctttgacacaacgtcaacactgttacatTCTGTTGATCAAGATGAATAGTGTCCGACTGGCCCTGGTCAGCCTACATGACAAACTGAACAGTATATTACTCTTCCCAATATGATTCTTGCTACGCTACTACTCCAAACTTATTCGCAATCCCAAAATAAAGATATTCTTGTCAAAACGTCCTcacaattacattaaatataataggAAGAAGATATAGAGATCATCtggtgtcctttttttaaaatgactGCCCTAATTAGACTGACAGGCCTCCACGTTCGTCCATCAGATGTTTCTTTAATCCTCACAACTGACTTGTTCCCAAAAGTTCTGCATC
This genomic interval from Cottoperca gobio chromosome 13, fCotGob3.1, whole genome shotgun sequence contains the following:
- the LOC115017377 gene encoding kinase suppressor of Ras 1-like isoform X4, giving the protein MAAAGKLSVDVLLQNSSSELQDTMRRLGSNSEDCSRLTAALSCLKSANETGEPRPDSGSCSSEPQQDSDAFSPISPPSSSGGPSTPLQPSSTHGRSISISVVPCSDDHRPCILTEDAFTLEPSTPPATRASKPRTAKASHTPPLSSRKLLQLLPNITLPRSKSHESQLANRIEETAAHKGCKKNKVLGAIHVNGCGTNPGDSALRSPLLSARTPGPVPASAPAPYMMPATPTLLENATMHRSSPQTMRRDIGLAVTHRFSTKSWLSQTCQVCRKSMMFGVKCKHCKLKCHNKCTKEAPSCRISFLTLPRMRRAESVPSDIHNRIDHTAEIPLQFGTLPKAITKRQEPPPSLNQLDSSSNPSSATSSTPSSPAHLQQNNPPSVNTTPPSPSTQGSRDSRFYFPGHPPVPDVPASTYTAVQHAGSSYESGLSQLAFTDTQLIAAKQGGEEDHPAKDEETADQCGIKKSFSVEECDDGLEDLPSSICRRGAVGRWRGPISRKASQTSVYLQEWDIPYEQLQLGEIIGKGRWGRVHKGRWHGEVAIRLVEIDGNNQDHLKLFKKEVMNYRQTRHENVILFMGACMAPPHLAIITSFCKGVTLYSVVRERGHMLDVNIIRQIAQDIVKGMGYLHAKGIIHKDLKSKNVFYDTNRVVITDFGLFGMSGVVQEGRRKNVLRIPQGWIYYLAPEIVRVMSPEVDEDQLPFSKAADVYAFGTIWYELQVRDWPIINQPVEAKIWLVGSSEGIRKVLADTNLGKEVTEILSACWSPEADNRPTFTQLADMLEKLPKLNRRLSHPGHFWKTPE